Within the Bacteroidota bacterium genome, the region TGGTAAATTAAAGTTGAAAGTAGGTCGTTTATTTATTGATGACGATGATTATGACCCAACGATCGTTAAAAAGATGATGAAGCAAATTAAAGAGATGTATATTGTAACTACCGAATCTGATAAAATGTTAAAGGAGATGCAAGACGATGTTGAAGAATTTGCTGAGAACAATTCTTATGAAAAGAATATGGTTGTAAGTTCAGAAGGAGAAGAATTTAATTTTTATAGAAAATCAAAAGGAAATATAATAACTGAGCTTTTCTTTTTTGTGGATGATGGTTTTGAGTCGTCATTAATCACATTGCAGGGAAAAATTAATTCCAGGGACGCAGTAACACTACTTGATATATTTAATTAGCATTTAGAGTTTGAAGTTTACCAGTTAACTGGTTTTAAAGAGTAATTAAAAATATTTATGCATAATTTCTACTTAGGTGTAGGTATTTTTTAGGTCGGGACAATATTAGTTCTAATTTCTCTTTTATCTTTTATCTTTTGTTTTTTGTCTTTTGTTTTTTGTCTTTTGTCTTTCATCTTTTATCTTATGTCTTTTGTCTTTCCTGCCTGACTGAGTCACGCAGGCAGGTATCTTATGTCTTTCCACTTTTCTCCCTAGCCGTGGGCGCAGCGGCAGCTCCCAATTATGAAATGGCATTTTTGAACAAAATTATTCAGGAGCGACCCGGGAGCTCCCTGAATAATTATTGTGAAAGCCATTTTGTAATTGGGACTATAGCGAAGCACGCGAATAGCTTCAAAAAAAAACTCAAAAAAAGATTATTGATAATTGTTGTTTGTTCATTGGTATATTTTAATTGAAATTATATATTTGCCAGCTACTATACTAATGTAGTAATATATAAAAGAAAGGGAGAGCTCTTATTATTTTTAACAACCCAAAAGAGTGTCCTGAAACGAACAAAAACTATTTGTAATGCAAAACAAAGGTACGATTAGACTCTTTACCTTCTTATTTGCGCTTGTAAGTATTTATCAGCTTTATTTTACTTTTAAAGCTAAGAGCGTAGAAAAAGATGCGGTGGAGTATGCGAATGGAGATGAAGTAAAACAACAGTATTACTTAGATTCTATTGCCCAAAAACCAGTGATGAACTTTCTTTGGGTTAAGGATTTTACTTATAGCCAGGTAAAAGAAAAAGAATTAAACTTAGGTTTGGACCTAAAAGGGGGGATCAACGTTATTTTACAGGTATCTGTAAAAGACATTTTAGTTGGTCTTTCGAACGAATCCAGAAATCCGGTATTTAATGCTGCTTTGGCAAATGCCTCGAAACAACAGACAGACAGTCAGGATGATTATTTGACTTTGTTTTTCGATGCTTTTGAAGAAGAAAATGCTGCAAAAGGTAATCAGACTAAGTTAGCTGCTGCCGACATTTTTGGAAACAAAGATTTAAGAGGGAAAATAAACTTCGACATGACTGATGACGAGGTTCAGAAAATAATTCGTGAAGAAGCCGACGGAGCGATAGACAGAGCTTTTACAGTTCTTCGTGCACGTATTGATAAGTTCGGTGTTGCTCAGCCTAATATCCAGCGTCTTGAGAATTCAGGTCGTATTTTGGTAGAATTACCTGGTGTTAAAGATGCTGAACGTGTTAAGAAACTTCTTCAGTCGACAGCTCAGTTAGAGTTTTGGGAAACTTATACAAACGATCAGGTTATTGGCTATTTACAAGCTGCAAATAACCGTTTGAAAGATCTTGTTGAGGTTCCTGTAACTAAAAAGGATGAAGCAGAAAAGGGTATAGAGGAAACTGTAACTTCAGGATTAGATTCACTTTTAGTGGATGGTACTCCGAAAGAAGACTTAAATGTTGATGCTATAGCAGCAAATCCGTTATTCAGTGTATTAGATCCGCGTTCTAATCAGGGTTCACCTATGATTGGATTTGCTGAGATCAGAGATACTGCAAAAATCAACTCTTACTTAAACATGCGTGAGGTTCGCGAATTGTTGCCTCCTGCATTACAATATGTAGAATTTCATTGGGAGGCTAAGCCGGATTCCAGAAACGGGAACAGATTGACTCTTTATGCTATAAAGAAAAACCGTGATAATGTACCGCCACTTGGAGGAGATGTTATTACTGATGCTAAGTCGGATTTCGATCAGACATCGAGTATGCCGGTTGTTTCTATGGAAATGAGTAAGCTTGGTGCAAAGAAATGGCACAAATTAACGGAAGAGAATGTAGATAAGTCTATTGCTATTGTTCTTGACGGTTATGTTTATTCGGCACCTAGAGTTAACGAGCCTATTTCAGGAGGACGTTCTCAGATCTCAGGTAGATTTACTGTTAACGAGTCTCAGGATTTAGCAAACGTATTGAAAGCGGGTAAACTTCCTGCTCCTGCCAGAATTATTCAGGCAGAGATTATCGGGCCATCACTTGGTCAGGAAGCAATTGATTCGGGAGTATTAGCTTTCGGAATTTCATTATTGATAGTTTTAGGATGGATGTTCTTCTACTATGGTAGAGCTGGTTTATTCTCAGATATTGCACTAGCTGCAAATATCTTGTTTATATTTGGAGTGCTTGCTTCTATTGGAGCTGTATTAACACTTCCCGGTATTGCTGGTATTGTACTTACAATAGGTATGTCGGTTGATGCCAACGTACTTATTTACGAGCGTGTTCGTGAAGAGCTTAAGAAAGGTAAGTCGGTAAAACAGGCAATTAAAGACGGATACAGCCAGGCTTATTCTTCTATTCTTGATGCCAACATTACTACCTTGTTAACAGGTATAATTCTTTATGTATTTGGAACGGGACCTGTACAAGGTTTCGCAACTACATTGATTATAGGTATTCTTACTTCATTGTTCTCAGCAATCTTTATTACAAGATTATTGATCGAGCGTAAGCTTGTAGCAGATAAAACTATTTCATTCTCAACAGGTGGAACTGATAAATGGTTTGCTAATCCTAACTTCGATTTCTTAGGAAAGCGTAAGATAGCTTACATGGTTTCGGGAGCAATTGTTGTTCTGGGTATTGTGTCTTTAATGACAAAAGGTCTTAACCAGGGTGTTGACTTTGTTGGAGGGCGTACATTTACTGTTCGTTTCGAGCAGCCTGTAAAAACTCAGGATGTATCTAAAGCTTTAGCTGATGTACTTATTGATGAGGATGGTAATAAAATGGCACCTATAGTGAAGACTTTAGGATCGTCTAACCAGGTAAAGATTACTACTAAATATAAAATCGACCAGGATGCACCTGAAGTTGATCACGAAGTAAATGAATTGCTTTATAAGGGACTTAACAGTTTCTTACCTGCTGATTACGACTACGATAAGTTTGTAGGTGGAGCAGACTCTAATGTTGGAATCATGCAATCTGTGAAGGTTGGACCAACTATAGCCGATGATATTAAAGAAGCTGCTTTCCTGGCAATTTTATTCTCATTGATTGTAGTATTCCTATACATTCTGTTTAGATTCCGTAAAGTTGGATTCTCTTCAGGAGCGGTTGTAGCGGTATTCCACGATTCATTGATAGTATTGTCATTGTTCTCGGTTTTCTATGGTATACTACCTTTCTCATTAGAAATAGATCAGGCATTTATAGCCGCTATTCTAACTGTAATCGGATATTCGCTGAATGATACCGTGGTTGTATTTGACCGTATTCGTGAGGTGATTGGAGAACATAAAAACCGTGAGTTTAAAGGTATGGTAAACGAAGCGATGAACTCAACATTGAGTCGTACTGTTAATACTTCGTTAACAACATTCTTCGTAATCCTTTCTATCTTCATATTTGCAGAAACGATTAGAGGATTCATGTTTGCATTGCTTGTTGGTATAGTTGTAGGTACTTACTCTTCATTGTTCATAGCTACACCGGTTATGTACGATATTGAAGCTAAGCGTAAAAACGGACTGGCAAAAGAAGACGAGAAATAATAATATTTCTATATAAATTAAGAAATCCCTCAGCCTTTTGGTTGGGGGATTTTTTTTTGGTTGCGCCCCCCAACTTGATGTCACAAAATGTGATATTTAGTTGTTATATTCATTTGGTATTAGTCAACTGGAAGATGGATTTTACCGGGGACGTATCATATTTCTGCTTACTTCCAATAGATAATACCAAATGAATCATGAAAGCACTATGAGGGGGGAGGTTAAAAGGTGATAGGATTAAAAGATGATAAGATTAAGAGGTTAAAAGATGTATCGTTCTAAAAAATGTTTACACTATTAATATTAATCCTGATTTAGATTTACATCTATAAATAAGTCCTGATATTTACACAACAATCGTTGTAGAATCCAATAAATAATATAACAAAACTCATATTGCAACACAGTTGTTAACTAACTACATTTGATCAAAATTTAGCACTATGCAAAAGGTAACTGACTGTATTGGGAATGAACTGGAAATTCCAAAAAGCATAAATAGAATTGTATCACTTGTACCATCAATCAGCGAGTTGATATATGATTTGAATATTGAGGATAAACTTGTAGGAGTAACAAAATACTGTGTTCATCCAAAGTATTTTCAGATCGAAAAAACTGTTGTTGGGGGAGTACAGGAATTTGATGTAGAAAAAATAAGGGAATTAAAACCGGATATTGTTTTTGCATCTAAAGATGAGAATTTCGAAGAGGAAATAGCGGAACTAAGTAAATCTGTACCGGTTTATGTTACTGATGTAAAAAATGTAGATGAGGCCAGGCAGATGATTGAAAATTTTGGAAATCTTTTGAATAGTAGAAATGAAGCTTCTAAGATTTTGATGAAAATTGATATG harbors:
- a CDS encoding DUF4252 domain-containing protein translates to MKNTFLTIAITFFSFLSYGQNNIDELIDNYKKNDAIEVKKLGKLKLKVGRLFIDDDDYDPTIVKKMMKQIKEMYIVTTESDKMLKEMQDDVEEFAENNSYEKNMVVSSEGEEFNFYRKSKGNIITELFFFVDDGFESSLITLQGKINSRDAVTLLDIFN
- the secDF gene encoding protein translocase subunit SecDF, which codes for MQNKGTIRLFTFLFALVSIYQLYFTFKAKSVEKDAVEYANGDEVKQQYYLDSIAQKPVMNFLWVKDFTYSQVKEKELNLGLDLKGGINVILQVSVKDILVGLSNESRNPVFNAALANASKQQTDSQDDYLTLFFDAFEEENAAKGNQTKLAAADIFGNKDLRGKINFDMTDDEVQKIIREEADGAIDRAFTVLRARIDKFGVAQPNIQRLENSGRILVELPGVKDAERVKKLLQSTAQLEFWETYTNDQVIGYLQAANNRLKDLVEVPVTKKDEAEKGIEETVTSGLDSLLVDGTPKEDLNVDAIAANPLFSVLDPRSNQGSPMIGFAEIRDTAKINSYLNMREVRELLPPALQYVEFHWEAKPDSRNGNRLTLYAIKKNRDNVPPLGGDVITDAKSDFDQTSSMPVVSMEMSKLGAKKWHKLTEENVDKSIAIVLDGYVYSAPRVNEPISGGRSQISGRFTVNESQDLANVLKAGKLPAPARIIQAEIIGPSLGQEAIDSGVLAFGISLLIVLGWMFFYYGRAGLFSDIALAANILFIFGVLASIGAVLTLPGIAGIVLTIGMSVDANVLIYERVREELKKGKSVKQAIKDGYSQAYSSILDANITTLLTGIILYVFGTGPVQGFATTLIIGILTSLFSAIFITRLLIERKLVADKTISFSTGGTDKWFANPNFDFLGKRKIAYMVSGAIVVLGIVSLMTKGLNQGVDFVGGRTFTVRFEQPVKTQDVSKALADVLIDEDGNKMAPIVKTLGSSNQVKITTKYKIDQDAPEVDHEVNELLYKGLNSFLPADYDYDKFVGGADSNVGIMQSVKVGPTIADDIKEAAFLAILFSLIVVFLYILFRFRKVGFSSGAVVAVFHDSLIVLSLFSVFYGILPFSLEIDQAFIAAILTVIGYSLNDTVVVFDRIREVIGEHKNREFKGMVNEAMNSTLSRTVNTSLTTFFVILSIFIFAETIRGFMFALLVGIVVGTYSSLFIATPVMYDIEAKRKNGLAKEDEK